Proteins found in one Manduca sexta isolate Smith_Timp_Sample1 chromosome 8, JHU_Msex_v1.0, whole genome shotgun sequence genomic segment:
- the LOC115446348 gene encoding probable cytochrome P450 6a13 isoform X2: protein MLLRSFTHSNVVMILNSFVFLLCCLLVWVWMKWLRVKSYWADRNVLYSPPHPVFGSLTFLQKENPDPLWTSARKRLTTVFTAAKLRAFQSVALHKSKLLVERIAMDNKNGVRTDIRNMFTDFTTDVVGETVFGVSSNSIMNEEGPLRHITKELMTYSTYRGLSACCVFFIPELINVFRFKFFPKDLQDYLRSLFRLTVEQHGGYEKEVTSNRDLIDAILKMRQDAVKEGQEMSEDFLVAQASIFLQGGFDTSAVALTYIIYELAFAPEAQERLYEEIAKTKERIGDRDFDATTLSEMPYLNAVIKEAVRKYPAMAWLDRVASKSYEIDENLTIEPGTVVYINTMGIQNDPQYFPEPEEFKPERFLPENEDQITPYTFLAFGDGPRHCIGERFAYQTIRYALAHVIYNFKVKKIENSKCPSECSFEKKGMFLTPGETLFVNFVPRM from the exons atgttattacGAAGTTTTACACACTCAAATGTGGTCATGATCttgaattcttttgtttttctgtTGTGTTGCCTGTTGGTGTGGGTGTGGATGAAATGGCTGCGGGTAAAGAGTTACTGGGCTGATAGAAATGTGCTGTACTCACCACCCCATCCGGTTTTTGGAAGCCTCACTTTCCTTCAGAAGGAGAATCCT GACCCACTATGGACATCAGCTCGAAAACGTCTTACCACGGTGTTCACGGCAGCTAAACTTCGCGCGTTCCAGTCAGTCGCACTGCACAAATCCAAACTACTGGTGGAAAGGATTGCAATGGACAACAAGAATGGCGTTAGGACCGATATTAGG AATATGTTTACCGACTTCACGACAGACGTTGTCGGTGAAACAGTATTCGGTGTATCTAGTAACTCCATAATGAACGAGGAGGGGCCTCTCAGACACATCACCAAGGAGCTCATGACGTACAGCACCTACAGAGGCTTGAGTGCGTGCTGCGTATTCTTCATTCCTGAGCTGATTAATGTTTTTAG GTTCAAATTCTTCCCCAAGGACTTGCAAGATTATTTAAGGAGTCTGTTCCGACTGACAGTGGAACAACACGGAGGGTATGAGAAGGAGGTGACTTCGAACAGAGATCTGATAGATGCTATACTGAAGATGCGGCAGGACGCAGTCAAAGAGGGGCAAG AGATGAGTGAAGATTTCCTCGTGGCGCAAGCGTCGATATTCCTGCAAGGTGGATTCGACACCTCAGCAGTCGCATTGacatacattatttatgaaCTGGCTTTCGCGCCAGAAGCgcag gaGAGATTATATGAGGAAATTGCTAAGACTAAGGAAAGAATAGGAGACAGAGATTTTGATGCCACCACGCTTAGCGAGATGCCTTACCTTAACGCTGTtataaaag AGGCTGTAAGGAAATACCCTGCAATGGCGTGGCTAGACCGCGTGGCGTCCAAGAGTTACGAGATCGATGAGAACCTCACCATTGAGCCAGGCACAGTGGTATATATAAACACCATGGGCATACAGAACGACCCTCAGTATTTCCCGGAGCCAGAGGAGTTCAAGCCAGAAAGGTTTTTGCCCGAGAATGAAGATCAGATCACTCCTTACACGTTCTTGGCGTTCGGTGATGGGCCGAGGCATTGCATTG GTGAAAGGTTTGCTTACCAGACGATACGGTATGCGCTGGCGCACGTGATATACAACTTCAAGGTGAAAAAGATCGAAAATTCGAAATGTCCGTCCGAGTGTAGTTTTGAGAAGAAAGGCATGTTCCTGACGCCTGGAGAGACATTATTCGTAAACTTTGTACCcaggatgtaa
- the LOC115446348 gene encoding cytochrome P450 6k1 isoform X1, protein MLLRSFTHSNVVMILNSFVFLLCCLLVWVWMKWLRVKSYWADRNVLYSPPHPVFGSLTFLQKENPAIWLKNLYKQFPVSYCGVWLFWRPCLVINSPDIARRILVKDSDNFRNRHISSGSSDPLGSLNIFTVNDPLWTSARKRLTTVFTAAKLRAFQSVALHKSKLLVERIAMDNKNGVRTDIRNMFTDFTTDVVGETVFGVSSNSIMNEEGPLRHITKELMTYSTYRGLSACCVFFIPELINVFRFKFFPKDLQDYLRSLFRLTVEQHGGYEKEVTSNRDLIDAILKMRQDAVKEGQEMSEDFLVAQASIFLQGGFDTSAVALTYIIYELAFAPEAQERLYEEIAKTKERIGDRDFDATTLSEMPYLNAVIKEAVRKYPAMAWLDRVASKSYEIDENLTIEPGTVVYINTMGIQNDPQYFPEPEEFKPERFLPENEDQITPYTFLAFGDGPRHCIGERFAYQTIRYALAHVIYNFKVKKIENSKCPSECSFEKKGMFLTPGETLFVNFVPRM, encoded by the exons atgttattacGAAGTTTTACACACTCAAATGTGGTCATGATCttgaattcttttgtttttctgtTGTGTTGCCTGTTGGTGTGGGTGTGGATGAAATGGCTGCGGGTAAAGAGTTACTGGGCTGATAGAAATGTGCTGTACTCACCACCCCATCCGGTTTTTGGAAGCCTCACTTTCCTTCAGAAGGAGAATCCT GCAATATGGCTGAAGAACTTGTACAAACAGTTCCCGGTTTCCTACTGCGGGGTCTGGCTGTTCTGGCGTCCGTGCCTGGTCATCAACAGCCCGGACATCGCCAGGCGGATCCTGGTGAAGGACTCTGATAACTTCAGGAATAGGCACATAAGCTCTGGGAGCTCGGATCCTCTGGGAAGCCTCAACATCTTCACTGTGAAT GACCCACTATGGACATCAGCTCGAAAACGTCTTACCACGGTGTTCACGGCAGCTAAACTTCGCGCGTTCCAGTCAGTCGCACTGCACAAATCCAAACTACTGGTGGAAAGGATTGCAATGGACAACAAGAATGGCGTTAGGACCGATATTAGG AATATGTTTACCGACTTCACGACAGACGTTGTCGGTGAAACAGTATTCGGTGTATCTAGTAACTCCATAATGAACGAGGAGGGGCCTCTCAGACACATCACCAAGGAGCTCATGACGTACAGCACCTACAGAGGCTTGAGTGCGTGCTGCGTATTCTTCATTCCTGAGCTGATTAATGTTTTTAG GTTCAAATTCTTCCCCAAGGACTTGCAAGATTATTTAAGGAGTCTGTTCCGACTGACAGTGGAACAACACGGAGGGTATGAGAAGGAGGTGACTTCGAACAGAGATCTGATAGATGCTATACTGAAGATGCGGCAGGACGCAGTCAAAGAGGGGCAAG AGATGAGTGAAGATTTCCTCGTGGCGCAAGCGTCGATATTCCTGCAAGGTGGATTCGACACCTCAGCAGTCGCATTGacatacattatttatgaaCTGGCTTTCGCGCCAGAAGCgcag gaGAGATTATATGAGGAAATTGCTAAGACTAAGGAAAGAATAGGAGACAGAGATTTTGATGCCACCACGCTTAGCGAGATGCCTTACCTTAACGCTGTtataaaag AGGCTGTAAGGAAATACCCTGCAATGGCGTGGCTAGACCGCGTGGCGTCCAAGAGTTACGAGATCGATGAGAACCTCACCATTGAGCCAGGCACAGTGGTATATATAAACACCATGGGCATACAGAACGACCCTCAGTATTTCCCGGAGCCAGAGGAGTTCAAGCCAGAAAGGTTTTTGCCCGAGAATGAAGATCAGATCACTCCTTACACGTTCTTGGCGTTCGGTGATGGGCCGAGGCATTGCATTG GTGAAAGGTTTGCTTACCAGACGATACGGTATGCGCTGGCGCACGTGATATACAACTTCAAGGTGAAAAAGATCGAAAATTCGAAATGTCCGTCCGAGTGTAGTTTTGAGAAGAAAGGCATGTTCCTGACGCCTGGAGAGACATTATTCGTAAACTTTGTACCcaggatgtaa
- the LOC115446343 gene encoding cytochrome P450 6k1 isoform X2, giving the protein MHIVLTSFLWLTVSVLLGAAVRWSQVRKYWKKRNVPHDAPNPFMGSLTFLQRENPDPIWSSIRRRLTIVFTAAKLRALTGLTQNKAADLVYRIKTEMEKGAVENLRIICSDYTTDVIGEAAFGVASETTRTGDSIMRRVTREFMTFNVQRGFSWSSIFFFPELVDIFGFSLFPKHTTEFLRQILRSIIEQRGGHNRDIGEPRDLLDALFKIQKEGMASGEELSEDLLLAQAAIFLLGGFDTSGSVMTWAILEMSHNPKLQDKLYNELMEAKQKLGGKDFDPTTLAELPFLNAVIKETLRKFPPMGWLDRMASRDYVVDDNLTIPAGSVVYVNAIGLHWDPKFFPNPEKFDPNRFMPENEGNIKPYTYMPFGEGPRNCIGFRFGYQTVRFGLSAIFSNFEVRPLPNTPLADDTEVEKKGMFLMPGQQISVQFIPRNNNIS; this is encoded by the exons ATGCATATAGTACTAACGTCCTTTCTGTGGCTGACTGTATCAGTTCTGTTAGGGGCGGCGGTGAGATGGAGTCAAGTCAGGAAGTACTGGAAGAAACGGAACGTGCCGCACGATGCTCCCAATCCTTTTATGGGAAGCCTCACTTTCCTGCAGAGAGAGAATCCT GATCCAATCTGGTCGTCAATCAGAAGACGCTTAACAATAGTGTTCACGGCAGCCAAGCTGAGGGCGTTAACTGGTTTGACCCAGAATAAGGCAGCAGACCTGGTCTACCGTATCAAGACTGAGATGGAGAAGGGAGCAGTTGAAAATCTAAGG ATAATATGCTCGGATTACACTACAGACGTGATAGGGGAAGCTGCATTTGGCGTGGCCAGTGAGACCACGCGGACTGGAGACAGCATTATGAGAAGGGTGACGCGGGAGTTCATGACCTTCAACGTGCAGCGAGGATTCTCCTGGTCAAGCATATTCTTCTTCCCCGAGCTGGTTGATATTTTTGg ATTTTCATTATTCCCGAAACACACAACCGAATTCTTGAGGCAAATTTTGAGGTCCATAATAGAACAGCGCGGTGGACACAACAGGGATATTGGTGAACCCAGAGATCTGCTGGATGCTCTCTTCAAGATACAGAAAGAAGGCATGGCGTCTGGGGAAG AACTTTCCGAAGACCTGTTATTAGCTCAAGCTGCCATTTTCCTACTGGGTGGGTTCGACACGTCAGGATCTGTAATGACGTGGGCCATCCTGGAAATGAGTCATAACCCTAAACTtcag GATAAACTATACAATGAGCTGATGGAAGCGAAACAGAAGCTAGGAGGAAAAGATTTCGATCCCACAACTCTAGCAGAGTTACCGTTTCTAAACGCAGTTATTAAAG aaACTTTAAGAAAATTCCCACCTATGGGCTGGCTTGATCGAATGGCGTCTAGAGATTATGTGGTAGATGATAACCTAACGATTCCCGCGGGATCTGTGGTCTACGTCAATGCTATCGGGTTACATTGGGACCCTAAATTCTTCCCTAATCCAGAAAAGTTCGACCCCAATAGATTCATGCCAGAAAACGAAGGAAATATCAAACCATACACTTATATGCCTTTTGGAGAAGGACCTAGAAATTGTATAG GTTTCCGCTTCGGCTACCAGACGGTACGCTTCGGCTTGTCTGCCATCTTCTCCAACTTTGAAGTCCGTCCCCTGCCCAACACGCCCCTTGCAGATGACACAGAAGTAGAGAAGAAAGGGATGTTTTTAATGCCAGGACAACAGATCTCTGTACAATTTATACCgaggaataataatatttcataa
- the LOC115446343 gene encoding cytochrome P450 6k1 isoform X1 — MHIVLTSFLWLTVSVLLGAAVRWSQVRKYWKKRNVPHDAPNPFMGSLTFLQRENPATFMKNLYKKFSSPYVGIWLFWRPALVINCPDIARRILVKDFDVFRNRYLRSGKTDPIGAHTLFLVDDPIWSSIRRRLTIVFTAAKLRALTGLTQNKAADLVYRIKTEMEKGAVENLRIICSDYTTDVIGEAAFGVASETTRTGDSIMRRVTREFMTFNVQRGFSWSSIFFFPELVDIFGFSLFPKHTTEFLRQILRSIIEQRGGHNRDIGEPRDLLDALFKIQKEGMASGEELSEDLLLAQAAIFLLGGFDTSGSVMTWAILEMSHNPKLQDKLYNELMEAKQKLGGKDFDPTTLAELPFLNAVIKETLRKFPPMGWLDRMASRDYVVDDNLTIPAGSVVYVNAIGLHWDPKFFPNPEKFDPNRFMPENEGNIKPYTYMPFGEGPRNCIGFRFGYQTVRFGLSAIFSNFEVRPLPNTPLADDTEVEKKGMFLMPGQQISVQFIPRNNNIS; from the exons ATGCATATAGTACTAACGTCCTTTCTGTGGCTGACTGTATCAGTTCTGTTAGGGGCGGCGGTGAGATGGAGTCAAGTCAGGAAGTACTGGAAGAAACGGAACGTGCCGCACGATGCTCCCAATCCTTTTATGGGAAGCCTCACTTTCCTGCAGAGAGAGAATCCT GCAACATTCATGAAGAATTTATACAAAAAGTTCTCCAGTCCGTACGTTGGTATTTGGCTCTTCTGGCGTCCAGCGCTCGTCATCAACTGTCCAGATATCGCTCGTCGAATCCTGGTTAAAGACTTCGATGTGTTCAGGAATCGATATCTGCGATCAGGCAAGACCGACCCTATTGGAGCTCATACACTTTTCCTTGTCGAT GATCCAATCTGGTCGTCAATCAGAAGACGCTTAACAATAGTGTTCACGGCAGCCAAGCTGAGGGCGTTAACTGGTTTGACCCAGAATAAGGCAGCAGACCTGGTCTACCGTATCAAGACTGAGATGGAGAAGGGAGCAGTTGAAAATCTAAGG ATAATATGCTCGGATTACACTACAGACGTGATAGGGGAAGCTGCATTTGGCGTGGCCAGTGAGACCACGCGGACTGGAGACAGCATTATGAGAAGGGTGACGCGGGAGTTCATGACCTTCAACGTGCAGCGAGGATTCTCCTGGTCAAGCATATTCTTCTTCCCCGAGCTGGTTGATATTTTTGg ATTTTCATTATTCCCGAAACACACAACCGAATTCTTGAGGCAAATTTTGAGGTCCATAATAGAACAGCGCGGTGGACACAACAGGGATATTGGTGAACCCAGAGATCTGCTGGATGCTCTCTTCAAGATACAGAAAGAAGGCATGGCGTCTGGGGAAG AACTTTCCGAAGACCTGTTATTAGCTCAAGCTGCCATTTTCCTACTGGGTGGGTTCGACACGTCAGGATCTGTAATGACGTGGGCCATCCTGGAAATGAGTCATAACCCTAAACTtcag GATAAACTATACAATGAGCTGATGGAAGCGAAACAGAAGCTAGGAGGAAAAGATTTCGATCCCACAACTCTAGCAGAGTTACCGTTTCTAAACGCAGTTATTAAAG aaACTTTAAGAAAATTCCCACCTATGGGCTGGCTTGATCGAATGGCGTCTAGAGATTATGTGGTAGATGATAACCTAACGATTCCCGCGGGATCTGTGGTCTACGTCAATGCTATCGGGTTACATTGGGACCCTAAATTCTTCCCTAATCCAGAAAAGTTCGACCCCAATAGATTCATGCCAGAAAACGAAGGAAATATCAAACCATACACTTATATGCCTTTTGGAGAAGGACCTAGAAATTGTATAG GTTTCCGCTTCGGCTACCAGACGGTACGCTTCGGCTTGTCTGCCATCTTCTCCAACTTTGAAGTCCGTCCCCTGCCCAACACGCCCCTTGCAGATGACACAGAAGTAGAGAAGAAAGGGATGTTTTTAATGCCAGGACAACAGATCTCTGTACAATTTATACCgaggaataataatatttcataa
- the LOC119188672 gene encoding serine/arginine repetitive matrix protein 1-like, translating to MDDSLFKQPTTPLTRLPTPVPSGEAEFDGRKPADDNAVQERKGAKPIEVVVRTARAAEEDSESSGSVSSLRSRRLWRRHSRSIDSLTLNTSDTDEPAPKALTVDGRGRGRPPFAGKYVGLKKAQKERDRLKREEARQKTEEEIEERLRFVKSPMPPKDNSDEDRPVLMEDLKECGQIVRGIIRKSGNRKGTSQKALNRVINIITRYVEQPESAAIARLKVERQKAQEDSARLEASVKRLQEENASLRRRLENLEASNKNITTTEEMLAMVEARVQAQLESALMGPAQRPPLAHERRVTTGDTQLPVSGGIVGGPPPPKPQREKEKGKRKKTAQPVPPIPDAVAGPSSAPPQAVAGPSTAPTATAPPGKKKEHERKKATPKPNPQKERKKDMPAQPALEPRPLPPAPASMDRAWTEVVSRKKKAKTGAPKPAAPRQASKRPEPKLRPPKSAAVVISLTPAAVEKGLTYAGVLTDAQRRVDLSGLQIDRLRPKYAATGAMLYEVPGADSEQKADSFAARLRECFGDSDVVVTRPTKCSELRISGLDFAATSESVKAALCSAGGCAAEAVKVGEVRPDRSGMGAVWAKAPTKAAQKIKAGRLKIGWVIARVTVLEARPMRCYRCLEQGHVRGGCAGSTDRSDLCYRCGKPGHKARQCADKLNCVLCAAAGKPAGHRIGGKIKREIKIASRSDSE from the exons ATGGATGATTCACTTTTTAAACAACCAACAACACCATTGACGAGGTTGCCTACCCCGGTTCCGTCTGGGGAGGCGGAGTTCGACGGGCGCAAGCCCGCCGATGATAATGCAGTGCAGGAGAGGAAGGGCGCTAAGCCCATCGAAGTCGTAGTCCGAACAGCCAGGGCTGCAGAAGAGGATTCCGAATCGAGCGGGAGTGTCTCTTCCCTCCGGAGCAGGAGGCTCTGGAGGAGGCATTCCCGTTCGATTGACAGTCTCACGCTCAACACGAGCGATACGGATGAGCCGGCGCCTAAGGCTCTGACAGTCGATGGCAGAGGGAGAGGGCGTCCTCCCTTTGCCGGAAAATACGTTGGCCTGAAAAAGGCACAGAAGGAACGCGACAGACTGAAGCGGGAGGAGGCGCGACAGAAGACAGAGGAGGAGATCGAAGAGCGTCTCCGCTTCGTAAAGTCGCCGATGCCTCCAAAGGATAATTCAGATGAAGACCGCCCCGTCCTCATGGAGGACCTTAAAGAGTGCGGGCAAATTGTGCGCGGTATAATTAGAAAATCGGGCAATCGTAAGGGCACGTCTCAAAAGGCGCTCAACCGGGTGATAAACATCATCACCCGGTACGTTGAGCAGCCAGAGTCCGCCGCCATAGCCCGCCTAAAGGTAGAGAGACAGAAGGCCCAGGAAGACAGCGCCCGCCTGGAGGCCAGTGTAAAGCGGTTACAGGAGGAGAATGCCTCGCTCCGCCGTCGTCTTGAAAACTTGGAAGCGTCCAACAAGAATATCACCACGACGGAAGAGATGCTGGCCATGGTGGAGGCAAGGGTACAGGCCCAGTTAGAGTCCGCCCTGATGGGGCCAGCACAGCGGCCTCCTTTGGCCCATGAAAGGAGAGTGACAACCGGGGACACACAACTCCCCGTGTCGGGGGGAATAGTAGGCGGTCCTCCCCCGCCGAAGCCGCAGAGGGAGAAGGAAAAGGGGAAGAGGAAGAAGACAGCCCAACCAGTCCCACCTATTCCCGATGCTGTGGCCGGGCCGTCCAGCGCGCCTCCACAAGCTGTTGCGGGTCCTTCCACGGCCCCGACCGCGACGGCACCGCCGGGGAAGAAGAAAGAACATGAAAGGAAGAAGGCAACACCCAAGCCGAATCCCCAAAAGGAAAGAAAGAAGGACATGCCAGCACAACCCGCTTTggagccccgtccgctgccgccggcccctGCGTCCATGGACAGGGCCTGGACAGAAGTTGTTAGCAGGAAGAAGAAAGCGAAGACCGGTGCACCAAAACCTGCAGCACCGCGGCAAGCATCGAAGCGCCCCGAGCCGAAACTCCGGCCGCCGAAGTCAGCTGCAGTAGTCATATCGCTGACACCGGCGGCCGTCGAGAAGGGGCTGACATACGCTGGAGTACTGACAGACGCTCAGCGGCGAGTGGACCTCTCTGGCCTACAAATTGATAGGCTTAGGCCGAAGTATGCAGCCACGGGCGCCATGCTCTACGAGGTGCCCGGAGCTGATTCTGAGCAGAAGGCTGATTCCTTCGCCGCAAGGCTCAGGGAGTGCTTTGGGGACTCGGACGTAGTTGTAACCCGGCCCACCAAGTGCTCCGAATTGCGAATTTCAGGACTAGATTTCGCGGCCACCTCCGAGTCAGTAAAGGCGGCCTTATGCAGTGCCGGCGGGTGTGCTGCAGAGGCGGTCAAGGTGGGGGAAGTCCGACCCGATAGATCTGGGATGGGCGCCGTTTGGGCCAAGGCGCCCACCAAAGCAGCCCAAAAAATAAAGGCGGGACGGCTCAAAATAGGTTGGGTCATAGCGCGAGTGACCGTCCTTGAGGCGCGGCCCATGCGCTGCTACCGCTGCCTCGAGCAAGGGCACGTACGAGGTGGCTGCGCAGGTTCAACAGATCGCAGTGACCTGTGCTACCGCTGCGGCAAaccgggccacaaagcccgaCAATGTGCGGACAAACTCAACTGCGTCCTGTGCGCCGCAGCTGGCAAGCCCGCCGGGCATCGAATCGGGGGAAAG ATCAAGAGGGAAATCAAGATCGCTTCTCGTAGTGATAGCGAATGA